In Sphingobacteriaceae bacterium, the following proteins share a genomic window:
- a CDS encoding protein SanA, which yields MRTIKLLLYFIFISLIISLLALYCCNRFIDKAAEGKFFTDVEKVPYHKVGLLLGTSKFLGNGVENPYFNYRINAAVELYKAKKISYILVSGDNSRKEYDEPNMMKTDLINAGVDSTRIFLDYAGFRTFDSMVRLKEVFGQNSVTIISQQFHNERALYIARREGIEAVAFNAKDVGKRMGFRTQLREKFARVKVFVDYLFGNEPKFLGPKVLIPA from the coding sequence ATGCGCACAATAAAGTTGCTTCTTTATTTCATTTTCATCTCTCTTATCATTTCCTTACTGGCACTTTATTGTTGCAACCGCTTTATCGATAAAGCAGCAGAAGGGAAGTTTTTTACGGATGTTGAAAAAGTGCCGTATCATAAAGTTGGATTATTACTAGGTACCTCAAAATTTTTAGGCAACGGCGTAGAGAATCCTTATTTCAACTACCGCATAAATGCCGCAGTAGAACTTTACAAAGCAAAGAAAATTTCTTATATTTTAGTCAGTGGTGACAATAGCCGCAAAGAATACGACGAACCTAACATGATGAAAACTGATCTGATAAATGCCGGTGTCGATTCTACCAGAATTTTTCTGGATTATGCGGGCTTCCGCACTTTCGATTCCATGGTGCGCTTAAAAGAAGTTTTTGGCCAAAATTCTGTCACCATAATTTCACAACAATTTCACAACGAAAGGGCACTGTATATTGCCCGGCGTGAGGGCATAGAAGCCGTAGCTTTTAACGCAAAAGACGTTGGCAAACGCATGGGATTCAGAACGCAGTTACGTGAAAAGTTTGCGCGTGTTAAAGTTTTTGTGGATTACCTGTTTGGGAATGAACCGAAGTTTCTCGGACCCAAAGTACTTATTCCAGCCTGA